The Gemmatimonadota bacterium genome contains a region encoding:
- a CDS encoding efflux RND transporter permease subunit, translated as TAGVGVELKGRKQEILEVLAEDIEMSMQGMPGVHEIETSLETGMEEIRVVVNRERAQRYGISPRDIATNIASALGSRGASHFKTPHGELDITVQLREEDRANLEQLKTTEFESDKGGMVTFSSLADFNLIQGPNAISREDRLPTLTVFASTEQKAVFSVGQIMKARMEDVPLPEGYTYQMDRRFKSMDAKRDRDFETMIFALILIYIIMASLFESYVHPLTIMFCIFFAFIGVALGLYTFKIAMDSNAKYGLLVLFGIVVNNGIVLVDHINRYRKQGLVRRDAIIRGGQDRLRPIMMTATTTIIGLMPLVIPMLFGHAEGTARRWGPIGLVVVSGLSISTILTLVLLPTMYSLMDDLSQFAKRVVAVARAR; from the coding sequence GGACTGCGGGGGTGGGTGTTGAACTCAAAGGACGCAAGCAGGAAATTCTGGAGGTTCTGGCAGAGGATATTGAAATGAGTATGCAGGGGATGCCCGGCGTTCACGAGATTGAAACCAGCCTGGAGACGGGTATGGAAGAGATTCGCGTGGTTGTAAATCGCGAACGGGCACAGCGGTATGGCATTTCTCCGCGCGATATTGCTACGAATATCGCTTCGGCACTCGGGTCGCGCGGGGCTTCACACTTCAAAACACCCCATGGCGAGCTCGATATTACCGTTCAACTCCGCGAAGAAGATCGCGCTAATCTCGAGCAGCTCAAAACAACGGAGTTTGAAAGCGATAAGGGTGGTATGGTCACGTTCTCGAGTTTGGCGGATTTCAATCTCATACAGGGACCCAATGCCATTTCCCGCGAAGACCGCCTGCCCACGCTAACTGTTTTTGCCAGTACAGAGCAAAAAGCAGTGTTCAGCGTGGGACAGATTATGAAAGCGCGTATGGAAGATGTGCCTCTGCCTGAGGGATATACGTATCAGATGGACCGCCGATTCAAGTCTATGGATGCAAAACGGGATCGGGATTTTGAGACGATGATTTTCGCACTGATTCTCATTTATATTATTATGGCTTCGCTCTTTGAATCCTATGTCCATCCGCTTACCATTATGTTCTGCATTTTCTTTGCTTTCATCGGCGTCGCGCTCGGTCTCTACACTTTTAAGATTGCTATGGATAGCAATGCGAAGTACGGCCTTCTGGTGCTTTTTGGTATTGTGGTGAATAATGGCATTGTTCTGGTCGATCACATCAACAGATACCGAAAACAGGGACTTGTTCGCCGCGATGCCATTATCCGCGGTGGGCAAGATCGCTTGCGTCCGATTATGATGACTGCTACGACCACCATTATTGGCCTGATGCCACTGGTTATTCCAATGCTTTTCGGCCATGCCGAAGGCACAGCCCGCCGCTGGGGTCCCATCGGTTTGGTCGTGGTATCGGGATTGTCTATTTCAACCATTCTGACGCTTGTTCTCCTGCCCACGATGTATTCCCTGATGGATGATCTCTCCCAATTTGCCAAGCGCGTTGTCGCGGTGGCTCGTGCGCGATAG
- a CDS encoding sugar phosphate isomerase/epimerase → METIMSGRFGYNMDKSTPLEEGIVWGAENGFRYIDFQADMPPNNLTSFDNARVKRIRDLCEKHAVQIGVHPSSAINNAEYVPILSEAVDDYVNANFDLAVRLGCGWIVGHGGYHFGDTGLRRDAAIERMKRLVHRAEKTDVAIYFENHNLEPEHAEIHYLPHNVEETQWFFDAIQSDHFKWAFNVAHGHLVPEGWDGFLDTFGVDNIGQVRINDNNGDREIHLVPGEGTIDFAALFKRLNAMGYEGWFSLGFGNAADKIRIKNEFEKNL, encoded by the coding sequence ATGGAGACAATAATGAGCGGACGATTTGGATACAACATGGACAAATCCACACCCCTTGAAGAAGGCATTGTATGGGGTGCAGAAAATGGATTTCGCTATATCGACTTTCAGGCCGATATGCCCCCAAATAATCTAACTTCTTTTGACAATGCGCGCGTAAAACGCATTCGAGATTTGTGCGAGAAACACGCAGTGCAAATCGGCGTACATCCCTCTTCTGCCATTAACAATGCCGAATATGTCCCAATCTTATCCGAAGCAGTCGATGACTATGTGAACGCCAATTTTGACCTCGCAGTTCGGTTGGGATGCGGCTGGATCGTCGGCCATGGGGGCTATCACTTTGGTGATACAGGTCTGCGCCGAGATGCTGCCATAGAACGCATGAAGCGGCTGGTACATCGAGCGGAAAAAACCGACGTCGCGATCTATTTTGAAAACCACAACCTGGAACCCGAACACGCCGAAATTCACTATTTGCCGCACAATGTTGAAGAGACGCAATGGTTTTTTGATGCCATTCAATCCGATCACTTCAAGTGGGCTTTCAACGTCGCGCACGGACATCTCGTACCCGAAGGCTGGGATGGATTTCTCGATACCTTTGGCGTAGATAACATCGGCCAGGTACGCATAAATGATAACAATGGCGATCGCGAAATACACCTGGTACCGGGAGAAGGCACAATCGATTTTGCCGCGCTCTTCAAACGCTTAAACGCCATGGGCTATGAGGGATGGTTCAGCCTGGGCTTTGGAAATGCAGCCGACAAAATTCGCATAAAAAACGAGTTTGAAAAAAATTTATAA
- a CDS encoding L,D-transpeptidase family protein, which translates to MIFLHRKPFTALIGIFIIFLLLTPVLGEQIPNVDRVVVYKKKRVLQLCRGDSVLKQYPIALGKSPEGHKVREGDSRTPEGRYILDWRNPNSKYYLSIHISYPNKADKQRADSLGVNPGGAIMVHGYPTGKSASLWNRYWFLGRDWTDGCIAVSNEAMDEIWASVKDGTPIDIHP; encoded by the coding sequence ATGATTTTTTTACATCGGAAACCATTCACCGCACTGATAGGGATATTTATCATCTTCCTTCTATTAACACCCGTTTTGGGTGAGCAAATACCCAATGTAGATCGCGTAGTCGTGTACAAAAAAAAACGCGTGTTGCAATTGTGCCGGGGCGACAGCGTGCTCAAACAATATCCAATTGCACTGGGCAAATCGCCCGAGGGTCATAAAGTAAGAGAAGGCGACTCGCGGACGCCAGAAGGCCGCTACATATTGGACTGGCGCAATCCCAATAGCAAATACTATCTATCTATACACATATCCTATCCAAACAAAGCCGACAAACAACGCGCAGACTCCCTTGGTGTAAACCCAGGCGGAGCTATCATGGTTCACGGATACCCAACGGGGAAATCGGCATCGCTGTGGAATAGATACTGGTTCTTGGGACGCGATTGGACGGATGGATGTATAGCCGTATCAAACGAAGCCATGGATGAAATTTGGGCTTCTGTAAAAGATGGAACGCCAATTGATATCCATCCATAG
- a CDS encoding beta-lactamase family protein — translation MQRYIDEGKLVSIITMVCRQGKIAHFSCFGTQDTKVPTTRDTIYRIYSMTKPITTVAAMMLFEEGLFQLDDPVSNYIPELNDVKVFAGTGIPPENLEREITIRHLMTHTSGMTYGFMGNSPVEQMYNEAKINRPDHSTKEMVQTLATLPLANQPGTAWRYSVSTDVLGHFVEVVSGMPLNAFFRERILDPLGMEDTEFWVREGQGHRFATNYGPAQEGGIRVIDDPATSKFSSPQKFYSGGGGLVSTASDYIRFCHLMLNGGAFQGVRLLGRKTVELMTMNHLPDELMPISLGLTNLSGEGFGLGGAILLDAAAGGPGSVGTFRWGGAATTAFWIDYEEELVGLLLTQFMPANYYRIRAEFKTLVYQALIG, via the coding sequence CGAAGGCAAACTCGTCAGCATTATAACGATGGTCTGTCGGCAGGGCAAAATCGCGCATTTTTCATGTTTCGGGACACAAGACACAAAAGTACCCACAACGCGCGATACGATTTATCGGATTTATTCAATGACCAAACCGATCACAACTGTCGCGGCCATGATGCTCTTTGAAGAGGGACTCTTTCAACTGGATGATCCCGTATCGAATTATATTCCAGAATTGAATGATGTAAAAGTCTTCGCCGGTACAGGCATACCCCCAGAGAACCTGGAGCGAGAAATCACAATTCGCCATTTGATGACCCACACATCGGGGATGACCTATGGCTTTATGGGCAATTCGCCCGTCGAACAAATGTATAATGAGGCAAAAATTAATCGGCCAGACCATTCGACAAAGGAAATGGTACAAACACTGGCAACACTGCCGCTGGCGAATCAACCGGGTACAGCCTGGCGCTACAGCGTATCGACCGACGTACTCGGGCATTTTGTCGAAGTTGTTTCCGGCATGCCCCTTAATGCATTTTTCAGAGAGCGAATTTTAGATCCCCTGGGCATGGAAGACACGGAATTTTGGGTGCGCGAAGGACAGGGCCATCGGTTTGCGACAAATTACGGCCCGGCACAAGAAGGTGGGATTCGAGTAATTGACGACCCGGCAACCAGCAAATTTTCCAGTCCGCAAAAATTCTATTCCGGCGGTGGCGGATTGGTCTCCACAGCCTCTGATTATATTCGCTTCTGCCACCTGATGCTCAATGGGGGCGCGTTTCAAGGCGTACGGCTATTGGGACGCAAAACCGTCGAACTGATGACAATGAACCACTTGCCCGACGAACTGATGCCCATCTCTCTGGGACTGACAAATCTATCGGGTGAAGGTTTTGGATTGGGAGGCGCGATATTGCTCGATGCAGCCGCTGGCGGTCCCGGCAGTGTGGGAACATTCCGCTGGGGCGGCGCGGCAACAACAGCGTTCTGGATCGATTATGAAGAAGAACTCGTCGGATTATTGCTCACGCAATTTATGCCCGCAAATTACTATCGCATTCGCGCTGAATTCAAGACACTCGTGTACCAGGCACTGATTGGGTAA